Proteins encoded in a region of the Massilia sp. UMI-21 genome:
- the deoA gene encoding thymidine phosphorylase translates to MFLPQEIVRKKRDGGVLSAEEIQFFVRGIPDGSTTEGQIAALAMAVYFNDMNMDERVAFTLAMRDSGQVLEWKSLDLPGPVVDKHSTGGVGDVVSLMLGPMVAACGGFVPMISGRGLGHTGGTLDKFDSIPGYSTVPDPEKFRQVVKDVGVAIIGQTAQLAPADKRFYSIRDTTATVESVAMITGSILSKKLSAGLDALVMDVKVGSGAFMPSMEKSVELAESIVAVGNGAGTRTSAILTGMNESLCHAAGNAVEVRVAIDYLTGKSRPGRLHEVTMALCAEMLVISGLAANEGEARAKLQAALDSGEAAERFARMVSALGGPADLMDKPDAYLESAPVIVPVPSLQAGYATSVDTRGLGLAVVALGGGRVRPQDTIDFAVGLTDLVELGDAIAVGQPLATVHARSSQAAEQAVREVQAAYRIGAEKAAAEPMIYRTIRPQ, encoded by the coding sequence ATGTTCCTCCCCCAAGAAATCGTCCGCAAGAAGCGTGACGGCGGCGTCCTGAGCGCCGAAGAGATCCAGTTCTTCGTGCGTGGCATCCCGGACGGCAGCACCACCGAAGGCCAGATCGCCGCGCTGGCGATGGCGGTCTACTTCAATGACATGAACATGGACGAACGCGTCGCCTTCACGCTGGCGATGCGCGATTCCGGGCAGGTCCTGGAATGGAAATCCCTGGACCTGCCGGGCCCGGTGGTCGACAAGCACTCGACCGGCGGCGTCGGCGACGTGGTGTCGCTCATGCTGGGGCCCATGGTCGCCGCCTGCGGTGGCTTCGTGCCGATGATCTCGGGCCGCGGCCTGGGCCATACCGGCGGCACCCTGGACAAATTCGATTCGATCCCGGGCTACAGCACCGTGCCGGATCCGGAAAAATTCCGCCAGGTGGTCAAGGACGTGGGCGTGGCCATCATCGGCCAGACCGCGCAGCTGGCGCCGGCCGACAAGCGCTTCTACAGCATCCGCGACACCACGGCGACCGTCGAATCGGTGGCCATGATCACCGGCTCGATCCTGTCCAAGAAGCTGTCCGCCGGGCTGGATGCGCTGGTGATGGACGTGAAGGTCGGCAGCGGCGCCTTCATGCCGAGCATGGAAAAATCGGTGGAGCTGGCCGAGAGCATCGTCGCCGTTGGCAACGGCGCCGGCACCCGCACCTCGGCGATCCTGACCGGCATGAACGAGTCGCTGTGCCACGCGGCCGGCAACGCGGTCGAAGTGCGCGTGGCGATCGACTACCTGACCGGCAAGTCGCGCCCAGGCCGCCTGCACGAAGTGACGATGGCGCTGTGCGCCGAGATGCTGGTGATCTCGGGCCTGGCCGCCAACGAAGGCGAGGCCCGCGCCAAGCTGCAGGCGGCGCTTGATTCCGGCGAGGCGGCCGAGCGTTTCGCGCGCATGGTCAGCGCCCTGGGCGGCCCGGCCGACCTGATGGACAAGCCGGACGCGTACCTGGAGAGCGCCCCGGTCATCGTGCCGGTGCCTAGCCTGCAGGCAGGCTACGCGACCTCGGTCGACACCCGCGGCCTCGGCCTGGCGGTGGTGGCGCTGGGCGGCGGCCGCGTGCGTCCGCAAGACACGATCGACTTCGCCGTCGGCCTGACCGACCTGGTGGAACTGGGCGATGCGATTGCGGTCGGACAGCCGCTGGCCACCGTGCATGCACGCAGCAGCCAGGCTGCCGAACAGGCGGTGCGCGAGGTGCAGGCGGCTTACCGGATCGGCGCCGAGAAAGCCGCGGCCGAGCCGATGATCTACCGTACCATTCGTCCTCAATAA
- a CDS encoding cytidine deaminase yields the protein MTYAKLIDEARAARELAYAPYSQFQVGAALECKDGRIFRGCNVENAAYGLCNCAERTAFFSAIANGYKPGDFAALAVIGQTEGPIAPCGACRQVILELGGNALPVVLTNLKGDVFETTAAEQLPNAFGGRDLNK from the coding sequence ATGACCTACGCAAAACTGATCGACGAAGCCCGCGCCGCGCGCGAACTGGCCTACGCCCCGTACTCGCAGTTCCAGGTCGGCGCCGCGCTGGAATGCAAGGACGGCCGCATCTTCCGCGGCTGTAACGTGGAAAACGCCGCCTACGGCCTGTGCAACTGCGCCGAGCGCACCGCCTTCTTCAGCGCCATCGCCAACGGCTACAAGCCGGGCGACTTCGCGGCGCTGGCCGTGATCGGCCAGACCGAGGGCCCGATCGCCCCTTGCGGCGCCTGCCGCCAGGTGATCCTGGAACTGGGCGGCAATGCGCTGCCGGTGGTGCTGACCAACCTGAAAGGCGACGTGTTCGAAACCACGGCGGCCGAGCAGCTGCCGAATGCGTTCGGCGGGCGCGACCTGAACAAGTAA